The sequence TAGGTGGCGCGGATCATGCTTTCCGTGCGGTTCGTGATATTGGCCAGGGTGGAGCCGCCGGGCGGGGCGGTTCTGGTGGTGGGTGAAAAAGGGTATCCACCACGCCCTGGCTGGGCGGAACCATCCGTGCCCGTGGTAGTCGGGTTGTGGTGCGGATCGGACCGTGGAAAAGGGCCGGGGTTGTCCGGACGATAGTGGCAAAAAAAGACGAAGCCGCCGGAAAAAGTGGCAAAAAACTGGCAAAGAATTGTTTGAGCTTCAAGCAAAACAGGAAGGGCTTACCGCTTTTTGTGCGATAAGCCCTTGTTTTTACTGGAGCCAGGAAAGAGACTTGAACTCTCGACCTGCTGATTACGAATCAGCTGCTCTACCAACTGAGCTATCCTGGCGTGCGTTGCGAGATGGCCTAATATATGCGCGGGCCTAGACAGTCAAGGCGTTTTTGGCTCCCAATGCGTGATGACAACCAGTCGGGACGAGGCAAGTCGCATCGCGGCGTCGTGCATGCGTTCTCAGAACTTGTACCCCACGGACAGGCCCACGATATGGGCGTCGGCGTTGTCGATCTCGCCGTCGAGAGGCTCGCTGGTGGCTTTCGGAGACCATCGACCGTCGATATCCCGGTCCATGATCATGAGGTAGGTGTAGCTCAGATCGACCGTCCAGCTATCCCAATGGAAACCCAGACCACCGTTCAGCAAGTGGCGGTCATTGGCCGGGACCATGTAGTCGATGGTGTCGTCATCGACCGGGGACTGATCGAAAACATAGCCGGCGCGCAGGTCAAGCCAATCCAACGCGACGTATTCCACTCCCAGGTTGAAGCGCCATACATCGTGCCAGTTTTTGGATTGCGCGGTCTGTGTCGGCGTTGCCGAAGGCCAGACGGGATCGCCATAATTGATGGTCAGGGCATCGTACTTGCTCCACAGCGTGTAGACCGCGCCCACCTCGACGCTCAGCTTGTCCATGGGATACACGACCACGCCCAGGCTGAAGGAATCGGGCAGGGTCACGGTTCCGGAAGCGCTCGTGTCCGAAAACAGGCTGGCGGGAAGCGGCAATCCGGCTGGCCGCGTGAAATCGGCGTCGCCGTTGACACTCATGGTCACGGGGCTGCGATAGGTCAGGCCGACCTTGGCGTACTCGCAAGGCTGATAGTGCAACGCCATGTTGAAACCGTATCCCCAGCCATCGGCTTCAATGCCCAAATCTCCATCGGCTGCGCCCAGGGCGAAAAAATTCAGCTTCTGCTTTTTATCGAAGTTCAGATACATGGCTTCGACGCCAAAGGCGGCGGACAAGCTATCCGTGACCTTCACGGCCACGTTGGGGTTAACGGAGATGGATTCAATGATGGCCTCGTAGGAATTGTAACGTCCAGCCCAGTCCTCGTCGATGACCGAACCCAGGCCAAAGCGGGAAAACGACCCCAGACCGACGGTGTAGCGGTCGTTGACCTTCCAGGTGGCGTAGAAATGCGGCGGGATCCAGTAGGCGTCCTCGTCCGAGGTGGTCCACTCGTCGCCGGCCTTGATGTCCACGACAGGATGGATGACCGTGAAGCCACCCATGACCTGCACGCCGTCCAGCTGGGTGATACCGGCCGGGTTGGAAGCCAGGGCGGACGGATCGTCGGCGCGTCCCACTGTGGCTCCACCCAGGGCGTTGCCACGGGCGCTCCATTCGTAAATGCCAAATCCGGCGGCGGCGCTGATCTGGGCCGAGAACAAGACCAGGCAACAGGTCAGAAACAATGATTTGAAACGAGTACGCATTCAACCTCCCCTCTGGATGCACGGTTGTCGCCGGAAACGCGCCCTGAGCGTACGTTCAGCGAAATATCCCGCCAGGGGCTAGATGAAGAAACATCAAGAGTCAAGAGTCTGGAAAAAACCAAGAAAAATAGATAAATCACGAATTTTTCAGAACGAAGCAGAAGGCGCCGGGGTATTAAGCGACCAAGCAGGCATGAAAAAGAAAAAAGGTGGACGCTCCAAAATCCACTGATTAAGAAGGCGCCGAAACAGCGCACGGGAGATCGTCTTGAGCAAGGGCAACAAGGAAAGAATTCTGGAAACCGCCAAACGGTTGTTTGGAGAACTGGGATACGCGGACACCACCTATAAACGCATTGCCCTGGAGACGGGCATCGCCGACGGGCTCATCGCCCATCATTACGGGAGCAAGGAAAACCTCTTCCAGCTGGTGGAAATAGCCATCTTAAACGATCTGTTGGCCAAAATCGACGAAAGCCTTTACTACGCCTCGAACGGCCTTGGCCGGGTGGTCAATTTTTCCAAATGCATTCTCAAGGCCTCGACCATGCCCGAGACTGGTTTCCTGACCCTGCTGCGCTGCTCCCCGTTCCTGGCCAACACGGTCACGGCCGACAATTCCGAAATCCTGGCGGTCTGCGCCCAGGTCGTCGATAAAATGAAAAGCTGCTTGAACCAGGGTATCGCCGATGGCTCCATTCGGCGGGATTTGGATCCGGACCTCGCGGCCAGCGTCATCTTTTCCACGGTCCTGGGCTCGACCAGGGCCCGGTTGCTGGCCGGGGAAAATATCCTCGGGCTGAGTCTCTCGGATGATTTTTACCCGGAAATTCTCAGCATCATTGGCAAGTATCTCCAACCAGAATAGGCCTCAGCTCTCGCCATCCCGATCATCGTCGGGCTGGATCAGGGCATAGGCCACCAGGCATCCCAACACAAAACCACCAAGCGTCACCCACCAAATCATTCGTCCTCCTACGCCACGTGAAAAGACCGGTTACGCAGAATCCTGGCCCCGGCCAAAACCGCGAATACACAGTTGGCGGCCCAAGCCGCGACCACGGGAGGAAGCAGCCCCTTCTCCCCGGCCGAAACAAAAACCATGAACAGGCCATAATAACAAAACGTGATCACCAACCCAGCCGGAATAATTGCATAAAGCGATCCAAACAGCGACAGGACAGCCACGGCGACCAAGGCCATGATCAAAATGGAACAGGAATAGGCGAGCTTCATATGCCACGCGGTCAGCAACCGCTCGATGTTCGATCCGGAATCGCGCAACCGGGCGATTTCCCGCCCCAACTGCCACAAGGGTAACGAATCGAGATTGGCGCGTGGATCCACGGTTAAAAAGCCGCGCACGTCGGTCTTTAGATGGACGAGCAGCCGGGGCAGGGTTTCGCGCGTGAACTCCCCGGGATTGTCGCGCACGACGGATTCAAGCTCCCAGCCCGAATCCGTGATCCGAAAGGACCTGGCCCGTACAATCTGCCGCGTCCGGCCCGAATCACCCGGTTCAAGCATGTATAGCTCCATGTCCTCGCCGCTCCGGGCCGCGGGCGCGAGGCTGCCCAGGCGCACGATGGTCACCTCCTCCCGAAACCAGACATTGTGCAACACCCTGGAAGCCATCCGCCGGTTGCGGACTTCCTCGTTCCATATGCGGGTCGCGGCCTTGTGTCCGCTGGCGCCGAGAACCTGGGAAAAAACAAACTGGACCACGCACAGGACCGTGGCCAGGAGAATCACCGTTTTGGTGATATGACGCATGGATACCGCGCACGCTTCCAGGGCCAGAAGCTCCCGGCCGCGCAGCATCAGCCCGAGCTGGACCATGAGCGCGATCAAGAACACGGCGGGAAAAATCTGGGCAAGGATATACGGCAGGCTGTACAAATAATAGGCCGCGATGGAAGCCACGCCGACGCCGGCCTCCAAAAAATTATCCAGCCGATCGAACAGATCGATAAAAATATAAATCCCCAACCCTATCGCGCAGACAAGCAGCAAAAGAAACAGAGTTTGGCGCAGAACGTAGCGGGAAAGCAAGGTCATGACGTGGCCTTCCATCCGGCGAGCGCGTGCCCCAGCCGGGAAAAAACGGAAAAATCCAGTTCCCGCTCGGTGGCCACGATCCACAGCCCCAAACTTCCAAGCAAGAAAAAAAGCCCGTTGGGCGCCCACAACGCCACCGCTGGCGGCAAATACCCGCTTTTGGCCAGGGACATGCCGGCGGTCAGCAGGACATAATACACAAAAAACGCGCCCAAGGACACGACGAGTCCGTACTGGCGGTTCAGGCCCTGAAAAAACAAGGCCAGGGGCATGGAAAAGAGCCCCAGGACCAGACAGGCCACGGGCAGGGCGAATCGCTTGTGTCGTTCGATCAGGGCGCGACGATATTTGTCAACGTCGGCGCGGGCTTCCGGACTGGCCACCACGCGGTTCAATTCCGCCCAGGACATTTCCTTGGGAGCCTTGCTCTCGATTTTCATTCCGCCCAGAATCCTGCTCATGTCCAAGGACAGGGCGTACTCGCCAAAACTGACCACGGAAAAGCCGTCCTTTTCCTGCCGGTAAACATGGCCGTCCTGGAGCAGGACATAGATCTGGCCCGCTTCGGCGTTGGACAAAATCCTGCCACGCGGAGCGACAATGGTCGCGGCCAGATCGGGGCGCGACGCGTCCCGGACAAAGACATCCTCCAAATCACCACTGACCGGATCGGCCTGGGTGGCGTAGAAGGTCAGATTTGGAAAGCTGGTGTTGAAGACGCCAGGCTGGACATTGATGACCGTCTTGCTCCGCGCCATCTCGACCACGGCCTGGCGAAAATGGTCCATGCCCCAGGAAATCCCGTACAGGGATACCCACAGGGACACGGCCGTGCCCGCCAGGCACAACACCAGGGGCGCTGGCAACAGACGCCACACGGACAGGCCGCCGGCGCGCAGGGAAATCAGTTCCCGATCCGCGCCCATGCGCAGCAACGTCAAAAAAAGACCGAGCATGCACGCGGCCGGCACCAGCATCAGCAAAAAAAACGGACTCAGATACACAAAGAGCTTGGCCAAATCGAAAAAGCCCACCCCTTGGCCCAAAAACAGTTCGCGAAGCTGGAGAAAACGCCCCAAGAGGATCAGGCTCAAAAACGCGCCCAGGCAAATCCCGGCCACCAGGCTCATTTCCCTGAGCAATTCACGTTGCAGCAGCCTGAACCTCACCGGCATCCGTCCTCTTTCCGGTCACGATAGAATCGGGCCAGGGCCTCTTCCTCGAGCGGCGTCAGATTGAAGCGCCGGCCCGCCTCGTCCATGAGACGCGTCAGATTCTCGCGGTTTGGAACGTGATCCTCGATCCAGGCAATGGCGTTCCGTAAATTTTTGTCGGTGGGCATGATGGTTGTCATGAGCTCTCCTTGGTTCCGTCGGCGGTCAGGGCCCCATACAGGAAAGGCGGATACGGCACAACGCCGTCATCCGTCGCGTTCCGGGCCGGTCCGGACGGTCTCGACCGCTGGGCCGGAAGCTCCGCGCCATCGAAAACGGACAGCCCCCTGTCCGGCCGTGGTCAGGACGCGGCATCCCAGGTCCTGGCAGGCCTCGACCACCCGTGGGTGCGGGAATCCAAAGCGATTGCCCGGACCGCACGCGGCCACGGCCCACCGGGGCCCGACGCACCGCAAAAATTCGGAGTCCAGGGATGATTTGGAGCCATGATGCGGCAAAACGAGAACATCGGCGTCCAGAGCCAGGCCGCGTCCGCGAATCCGGGCCAGGGCGCTTTTCTCCGTGTCCCCGGGGATAAGCGCCAGCCCCCTGCCCCCCCATACCAGGCGCAAGGCCAGCGACGTGTTGTTTTCGGAAATACCGTTCTCCTCGGGACCGGGATGAAGAACCTCGAACCACAAGCCGGGCTCGATCCCGATCCGGTCTCCGGCCCGAAAGCGGAGGGTCCGATGATGCCGCGCGCGCAGAATATGAAGCAGACGGGCCGAATCCGAACTGTCGTCAAGCAATCCGGACCACCCAAACCACCCGACGTCGAACGTGCCCAAAACATGATAAAGACCGCGCACATGATCGGCATCCATGTGCGACAAGAGCACGCCGTCCACCGCCGGCGGATGGCCATGGGCCAAGACGGGCCCGACTATGGCCCGGCCGATGTCGTAGTCCGCGTTCCAGGAGCCGCCACCGTCGATCAAAAGGGTCCGTCCCGAGCCCGTGCGCACGACCACAGCCTGACTCATGCCCGTGTCGAGCACGGTCATGTCGATCCGGTCCCGAGGCGCGGCAGCGTCGCGCACGGCGGGCAGGGCCAGCAGTACAAGCCCAATGGCCATGGCCACCTGCCCGCGACGCAGGCCGGGCCGAAACCACAACGCGCCGGCCGCGACCAGCACCAGCCAGTATCCGACAATCTCCAGGCCATCGGGCCGAAGCACGACAAAACTGTCCAGCCATCCGGCCCGATCCAGAACGTCAAGCCCTCTTTCCAGGGCCCCGACCCCAAGCCCGGACAGATGCAAGAATCCGCGCGCCACCCCGTCCGGCAAGCCTGCCAGCACGGCGAAAAGCCCGGCAAAGGCCAGGGGCATGACCGCGAACCCGAGCACGGGCAGCCACAGCAAATTCAGGTGGAGATGGGTGGACACTTCGCCGAAATACGCGACCAGAACCGGCAGGATAAGCGCATTGGCACACAGACTGACCATCCCGAGCAAAACCGCGCCGTGCGCCAAGCGCCGCCAGCCCGGCCCGGACAGCCGGGTCAGCACGGGCCGCCATGCGGGCATGAACAAAATGATCCCGGCCACGGCCAGCACGGACAACTGCAAGCTGATGTCGTGCACGGCGCGAGGGTCGACCAGAATAAGCACGGCCACGGCCACGAACAGGGCATCCTGCGGTTGCCGAACCCGGCCGCGAAGCTGATAGGCGATCATGACCCCGAGCATGATCGCGGCCCGGACCAGGGACGGCGTCCACGCGCCCAGCCACAAATAAAAAAGAGCCAAGGGCGCGGCCAAAATGGCGGCCATGTTCCGACGGGGGCATCGCAGCAGCACGGATGGCCGGGTCACGGACACAATCCAGGCCACGGCCATGGCAAAACCGGCGGTCAAGGCCAAATGCATGCCGGACAAGGCCAGACTGTGGGACAGGCCCGCGCGGCGAATCCGATCCATGAAGGCCGGGGTCAACTCGTATTTGTCACCAAAGAGCAGTGCCATGATCACGGCCCCGGCGTTACCGGGCGGAGCCAAGGCGCGGACATCGCGCATCAGGCGCTGACGCGAATCGGAAGCGGGGTCGTCCAGCCAGATCACGCCGGCCGGGCCACGCGAAAAAGTCCGCAGCCGCACTCCCTGGCGATTCCAGTGCCCCTGACTGCCGGGCAGTCCGAAATTGCTCCGCCCGACGAGTTCACGCAGACCAAGCCGGGCCCGGAACCTCTGCCCCACTCCGGGAAAAAGCGGTGGATCGTCCCAATACCACAAAAACTTGGCCGGCAAGGGTTGCCCGGAGTCCACGTCCATGGCGTCCGCGACCACGAGACACAAGCCCCGCCCCGGATAGGTCCGGACCGACTCGATCCGTCCCTCGACATGAACGGTCAGTTTGCCCGGCCACGACAAGGGCTCCGAATGTTCCAGCCCAAGTCCGACCACCACCCCCAACCCCAGACTCGCGGCCAGCAGGAGGTACTCCCGGCCACGCACGAAGACCGCGATCCACGCGGCCGCCAGAACCAGGACCGGTCCGGGATAAACGGGCAGCATCAGGCCGCACAGATACCCGGCCAAGGCTTTTTGCCAGGGCGTCGGGGCCACGGGCCCCAAGGAAGCGACAACGACGCGGGACGAATTCGTGGCAACCTCCAAAGGCGATTCCGGCCCGGCGCGTCAGCACCGAATACCCGCCGCGCCGGGACCAAACCGGCATGGCGAAAGGACATCGGGCAACCCGCGCGCCAGGACACCCCGCGCCATTACGTCATAACGCGGAACCATCGCAAGACAATTCGCGCCACGGGCGCCGACTCGCGACATGGCCCGTCCAGGACCAGCGGCACGCAAGAGCCGGGTGATTCGTTGGGTTCAACGCGCCACGACAAAAAGCCAGACGGAGGCCGCCTGGCGATTCGGGAATCATGAAAAAAACGGGAGAGGGATCGGTCACGGAAAAAATGGAGCGGGAAACGGGATTTGAACCCGCGACTTCAACCTTGGCAAGGTTGCACTCTACCACTGAGTTACTCCCGCTTGAAAAGCGTGGAGGCGGCATCCAGATTTGAACTGGAGAATGGAGGTTTTGCAGACCTCTGCCTTACCACTTGGCTATGCCGCCGTTTTCTCGTGGAGCGGGAAACGGGACTCGAACCCGCAACCCTCAGCTTGGAAGGCTGATGCTCTAGCCATTGAGCTACTCCCGCTCGCGAGGGAAATCGAACTATCCCAAGGCACTTGGCCCGTCAAGAAAAAGAACGTCAAACTCCAAGCCCGTCTCCGGGCTGCATGATCCGCCCGGTCAGAACGGTTTCATACCCACCCTGGGCCTCGATCTTGGCCTTGAATGCCTCGGCACGGATCAACTCCAGGACCGTCTCCACCTTCCAGTCGGCCAGGGCCGACACAAAGGCCAGGTCATAGCGCTCCCTGGCCAGGGGCACGAAATCGAGCCCCAGGGCCCGGGCCGCCGCATGGATGCCCAGCCCGCAGGACGCGGCTCCGGTCAGCACGTTCACGGCCACGGCCATGTGCGTGAACTCCTCCTTGTCATAACCCCGGACCTGGTCCGGGCTGATCCCGGCCTGTCGCAGATGGTAATCGAGCAGGATGCGCGTGCCCGCCCCGCGCTGCCGGTTGATGAACCGCACTTCCGGCCGGGCCAGGTCGGCCACGCCGGTGATGCCCAGCGGATTGCCCTTGGCCACGATCATCCCTTGGTGGCGGATGGCCAGATTGACGCAGGTCAGATCGAGGCCGGGCAAATATTTGCGGAAAAACGGGAAGTTGAAATCAGCGCTGGCCTCGTCGAAAAGATGCGTCCCGGCCATCAGGGTCGAGCCGTCGCGCAGGGCCGTCAGCCCGCCCATGGAACCGACATGGCTGGACGAGACGCGCACCGGGGTGGGCAGACCCATGAGCTCGTTGCCGAGCACGTCGAGGATGTTGTCGTGGCTGCCGACAATGACCAAGGTCCGGTCCAGCTCCTCGGGGGTGGTCAAAAGCTCGGCCCGGACCATGCTTCCGGCCTCCGCGCCCTCGCTGTCGGCCGGAACGCGGGTCATGCCCTGGGCCCGGACCAGGGTCGAAATCATGCCCGCGCCACGTCCCAACGGCGTGGCCACGAGCTTCTCGCCCACCCGGCCAATGGCCAGGCGGACGAGCTCCTCGGTGCCAAGCTTGGACGGCACCTTGCGGGCCAATTCCACCGACACGGTCCGACGTTTGGGCACGGCCCGGCGGGACAGCCAGCTCATGAGCGGCACGAGCAACTCCTCGAAACAGACCACGGCCGAAACCGGATAGCCCGGCGCCCCGACCACCAGCTTGCCATCGACAACGCCCAGAATGGATGGCTTGCCCGGCATGACATCGATGCCGTGGACCAGCACCTCGCCCAGGCCCGCGATGATGGACCGGGAAAAATCCTTGGACCCGGCCGATGACCCGGCTCCAACCACGACGATGTGCGCCGGTCCGTCCACGGCCTGGCGCACGGCCCGGGTCAGGTCGTTTTCATTGTCCGGGACCGGGGACACGCGGGTAAAGACGCAATCCTGACCCGCGGCCAGTCCGGCAAAAACCTGGGAATTGCTCTCGATGACCTGCCCTGGCTTGGGGTTGGGGCGGAGGGTGAAATCCAGCACTTCGTCGCCCGTGGGAATGAAGACCATGCGCAGACGTTCCCAGACCGGAACCTCCCAGATTCCAGCGCTGAGCAAGGCGCCGATGTCGTAGGCCGAAAGCCGGCGATTCTGGGGCAGGAACAGTTCCGTGGCCACGATGTCCTCGCCGATGCGCCGGACGTGCTGCATGGGAAAAACCGGGGTCTCGATTTCGATGGCCTCGTTGTCCTCGCGCACGACCTTTTCGATCATGAGCACGCCGTCAAAACCATCGGGCAGGGGATGACCGGTGTTGACGGGCACGCACTGGGCCCCCTTGATCAGCCGCACCGGCCGACCCTCGCGGGCCGCGAAGGTCGATTCGGCGCGCACGGCATAGCCGTCCATGGCCGCGCCGTGAAAGGTCGGGGACGAGCACACGGCATGGACCGGCGCGGCCAGAACCCGGCCCAGGGCCTCCTGGGCGGGAATGCGTTCCATGGCGACCAAACGGTCACGGTCCAGGGCGTCCATGGCCCGCTTCACGGCCTCGGCCACGGGCACGGTTTTCAAATAAATATTTCGTTCCACTGCGTTCTCGCTTGCGCAAAACTGTTTCACACGATCCAGACGGAGACCTTCCGGCCCGCCGTCATCCCTTCCAAGGCCGCGTCCAGGCACAACAGGCCATCGGCCTCGATCAACGTCCGCAACAAACCGGACTTGCCCAGCCTGGGCATGGCCACGAGGCCGCCGTCCCGCTCTTCCAATTTCACCCGGACATAGTCCTCGCGGCCCGGTTTGGAGGAAACATTGGCTCCGAGCCGGGCTTGGCGTGTTTCACGCCGGGAAGGATCGAAAGCCCGCCCATCCCCGCCCAGATGTCGCAGCAGTCCTTGGCCAAAAACCAGCATGACGATCTGGGCCGAAGCGACCTGACCGGGCAGTCCGAGCACGGGCTTGCCCCCGACCCGG is a genomic window of Deltaproteobacteria bacterium containing:
- a CDS encoding transporter; protein product: MRTRFKSLFLTCCLVLFSAQISAAAGFGIYEWSARGNALGGATVGRADDPSALASNPAGITQLDGVQVMGGFTVIHPVVDIKAGDEWTTSDEDAYWIPPHFYATWKVNDRYTVGLGSFSRFGLGSVIDEDWAGRYNSYEAIIESISVNPNVAVKVTDSLSAAFGVEAMYLNFDKKQKLNFFALGAADGDLGIEADGWGYGFNMALHYQPCEYAKVGLTYRSPVTMSVNGDADFTRPAGLPLPASLFSDTSASGTVTLPDSFSLGVVVYPMDKLSVEVGAVYTLWSKYDALTINYGDPVWPSATPTQTAQSKNWHDVWRFNLGVEYVALDWLDLRAGYVFDQSPVDDDTIDYMVPANDRHLLNGGLGFHWDSWTVDLSYTYLMIMDRDIDGRWSPKATSEPLDGEIDNADAHIVGLSVGYKF
- a CDS encoding TetR/AcrR family transcriptional regulator, with product MVLSKGNKERILETAKRLFGELGYADTTYKRIALETGIADGLIAHHYGSKENLFQLVEIAILNDLLAKIDESLYYASNGLGRVVNFSKCILKASTMPETGFLTLLRCSPFLANTVTADNSEILAVCAQVVDKMKSCLNQGIADGSIRRDLDPDLAASVIFSTVLGSTRARLLAGENILGLSLSDDFYPEILSIIGKYLQPE
- a CDS encoding LptF/LptG family permease, giving the protein MEGHVMTLLSRYVLRQTLFLLLLVCAIGLGIYIFIDLFDRLDNFLEAGVGVASIAAYYLYSLPYILAQIFPAVFLIALMVQLGLMLRGRELLALEACAVSMRHITKTVILLATVLCVVQFVFSQVLGASGHKAATRIWNEEVRNRRMASRVLHNVWFREEVTIVRLGSLAPAARSGEDMELYMLEPGDSGRTRQIVRARSFRITDSGWELESVVRDNPGEFTRETLPRLLVHLKTDVRGFLTVDPRANLDSLPLWQLGREIARLRDSGSNIERLLTAWHMKLAYSCSILIMALVAVAVLSLFGSLYAIIPAGLVITFCYYGLFMVFVSAGEKGLLPPVVAAWAANCVFAVLAGARILRNRSFHVA
- the lptF gene encoding LPS export ABC transporter permease LptF, with product MPVRFRLLQRELLREMSLVAGICLGAFLSLILLGRFLQLRELFLGQGVGFFDLAKLFVYLSPFFLLMLVPAACMLGLFLTLLRMGADRELISLRAGGLSVWRLLPAPLVLCLAGTAVSLWVSLYGISWGMDHFRQAVVEMARSKTVINVQPGVFNTSFPNLTFYATQADPVSGDLEDVFVRDASRPDLAATIVAPRGRILSNAEAGQIYVLLQDGHVYRQEKDGFSVVSFGEYALSLDMSRILGGMKIESKAPKEMSWAELNRVVASPEARADVDKYRRALIERHKRFALPVACLVLGLFSMPLALFFQGLNRQYGLVVSLGAFFVYYVLLTAGMSLAKSGYLPPAVALWAPNGLFFLLGSLGLWIVATERELDFSVFSRLGHALAGWKATS
- a CDS encoding DNA internalization-related competence protein ComEC/Rec2, whose amino-acid sequence is MEVATNSSRVVVASLGPVAPTPWQKALAGYLCGLMLPVYPGPVLVLAAAWIAVFVRGREYLLLAASLGLGVVVGLGLEHSEPLSWPGKLTVHVEGRIESVRTYPGRGLCLVVADAMDVDSGQPLPAKFLWYWDDPPLFPGVGQRFRARLGLRELVGRSNFGLPGSQGHWNRQGVRLRTFSRGPAGVIWLDDPASDSRQRLMRDVRALAPPGNAGAVIMALLFGDKYELTPAFMDRIRRAGLSHSLALSGMHLALTAGFAMAVAWIVSVTRPSVLLRCPRRNMAAILAAPLALFYLWLGAWTPSLVRAAIMLGVMIAYQLRGRVRQPQDALFVAVAVLILVDPRAVHDISLQLSVLAVAGIILFMPAWRPVLTRLSGPGWRRLAHGAVLLGMVSLCANALILPVLVAYFGEVSTHLHLNLLWLPVLGFAVMPLAFAGLFAVLAGLPDGVARGFLHLSGLGVGALERGLDVLDRAGWLDSFVVLRPDGLEIVGYWLVLVAAGALWFRPGLRRGQVAMAIGLVLLALPAVRDAAAPRDRIDMTVLDTGMSQAVVVRTGSGRTLLIDGGGSWNADYDIGRAIVGPVLAHGHPPAVDGVLLSHMDADHVRGLYHVLGTFDVGWFGWSGLLDDSSDSARLLHILRARHHRTLRFRAGDRIGIEPGLWFEVLHPGPEENGISENNTSLALRLVWGGRGLALIPGDTEKSALARIRGRGLALDADVLVLPHHGSKSSLDSEFLRCVGPRWAVAACGPGNRFGFPHPRVVEACQDLGCRVLTTAGQGAVRFRWRGASGPAVETVRTGPERDG
- a CDS encoding molybdopterin biosynthesis protein; the protein is MERNIYLKTVPVAEAVKRAMDALDRDRLVAMERIPAQEALGRVLAAPVHAVCSSPTFHGAAMDGYAVRAESTFAAREGRPVRLIKGAQCVPVNTGHPLPDGFDGVLMIEKVVREDNEAIEIETPVFPMQHVRRIGEDIVATELFLPQNRRLSAYDIGALLSAGIWEVPVWERLRMVFIPTGDEVLDFTLRPNPKPGQVIESNSQVFAGLAAGQDCVFTRVSPVPDNENDLTRAVRQAVDGPAHIVVVGAGSSAGSKDFSRSIIAGLGEVLVHGIDVMPGKPSILGVVDGKLVVGAPGYPVSAVVCFEELLVPLMSWLSRRAVPKRRTVSVELARKVPSKLGTEELVRLAIGRVGEKLVATPLGRGAGMISTLVRAQGMTRVPADSEGAEAGSMVRAELLTTPEELDRTLVIVGSHDNILDVLGNELMGLPTPVRVSSSHVGSMGGLTALRDGSTLMAGTHLFDEASADFNFPFFRKYLPGLDLTCVNLAIRHQGMIVAKGNPLGITGVADLARPEVRFINRQRGAGTRILLDYHLRQAGISPDQVRGYDKEEFTHMAVAVNVLTGAASCGLGIHAAARALGLDFVPLARERYDLAFVSALADWKVETVLELIRAEAFKAKIEAQGGYETVLTGRIMQPGDGLGV